Part of the Oscillospiraceae bacterium genome is shown below.
TATCAGTTATATCTAATATGCCTTCCCATCTGCCGCCTGAATAAATTTTATCTTTTAGTACAATTTTCATACCTTGTTTTACTTTTTTAGAGATAGCGGATATTCTGCTGTTATTATGACTTGTAAATTCCCAATTTCCAAAATTTCCTGTCATTATTTTTGCAACCCTTCCTTAATATAATCTCTTGGACAGCATTTCATTATTTTCAAGAAATTTTCATTAAATGCGCGAATACTTCCAAACCCACACATAATAGATATTTCACTTAATTTTAAATCTGTTATTCCCATAAGTTCACAGGCTTTTTTTACCCGCACTGTATTAAGATATTTTTTAAAAGTCATTCCCGAAAATTCTGCAAACAGTTTAGAGATATAACCGGGTGTATAATTTAAAAGAGTTGCAATATCTTCGAGTTTTAAATCATTTGTGTAATTATCGTCTATATATTTAAAAACTTTTTGAAAACGTTCGAAATGTGCATTTTTTTCCTGAATTTTTTTTGCATCGTCTTTAAAATAGCGTGAGAGTATTGCCCATAGTTTAATCAGTTCAGCCTGAGTTATGATTTCGCTGTTTGGCTGAGTGCTTAAAATTTCAATGGCAATATTATCAAATATTATATTTAAGTTATCAAAAACCCCGCATTTCTTTTGCTTTTGCGATGTTATATGATGCTTTAAAACATCACATTTATTAAAAAATTTATGCAAAAATTTTGCACCAAATAAAATAACATCAACATGGCAATCATCTCTCAAGGGAATTAATGAGTGAATATTACCGCTTCCAAAAACAAGAATATCTCCATCTTTTGCATGAAATACATTCTTGTCACAACGCACTTCGTACTCACCATGTATAATATGTATAATTTCTATTTCTCTTTGCCAGTGAAGGTGTGTTATATTCTCCTTGGTATGTTCTATTCTTGTAAACTTATACTCAATTCTGTTATCATCAATTCTGACCTTCATATTCAAACCTCCTGCTTTTTTACTATTATTATAACAAAATATAAACATTTTGTAATTTCCTTATATTTACATTTTAATAGTAAAAAACACGTTTATAATATAATGAAGAATTGGTACACCACTTCATCTTATTAACTC
Proteins encoded:
- a CDS encoding helix-turn-helix transcriptional regulator encodes the protein MFIFCYNNSKKAGGLNMKVRIDDNRIEYKFTRIEHTKENITHLHWQREIEIIHIIHGEYEVRCDKNVFHAKDGDILVFGSGNIHSLIPLRDDCHVDVILFGAKFLHKFFNKCDVLKHHITSQKQKKCGVFDNLNIIFDNIAIEILSTQPNSEIITQAELIKLWAILSRYFKDDAKKIQEKNAHFERFQKVFKYIDDNYTNDLKLEDIATLLNYTPGYISKLFAEFSGMTFKKYLNTVRVKKACELMGITDLKLSEISIMCGFGSIRAFNENFLKIMKCCPRDYIKEGLQK